CCGCCCGAGGTGCTGGCCCGGGTGCGCCATCTCCGGCCGCCTGCCAGGTGACGGCGCGCCCGCGGGGGCGTTCGGCTACGTGTGGGCCGCCTGCCGGTCCTTCGGGTCGATGGCCATCAGCTCCGGGTGAGCGTCGATGTGCGCCTGGACGATGGCCTCGGCCTTCGCCATGGCCTCGGCGTCGCCGAGCCGGTAGATGTCGTTGGCGGGAATCAGGTCCTTCTGGCTCGACGGCGTCGAGTCGTGGCTGTCGTAGATCGCCGCCACCGGGCAGGCCGGCACGCACGCGCCGCAGTCGATGCACTCCTCCGGGTGGATGTAGAGCATCGCCGCGGCTTCGAACTCCGGCTCGTCCTTCTTGGGATGAATGCAGTCGACGGGGCAGACGTCGACGCAGGCGGTGTCCTTCGTGCCAATGCACGGGTCGGTGATCACAAACGGCATGAGCGGCTCCCTCGGGGCCTCGCGCCCCACGCGCGGAATCGTGTGGCCGAATTGTCTCACACCTCGCGCGCGCCGTGCACCGGGGTCAGGTCTTGAATCACGACGTTTTTCACGACCTGACCCCGTTCGGCGCTGGCCCCTCGGCGAGCACCCTCCGGTAGAGCGCCGCATCGGCCTCGTCGAAGCAGCAAGCGACGATCCGCTCGAAGCGCTCGTCGAAAGCCCGCATCGCGCCGACGGCGATGCTCGCGGCCTCCGTCTTGGGATACCCGTACACCCCCGTACTGATGGCGGGGAAGGCCAGGCTGCGCACGCCGTGCTCGAGCGCGAGCGCGAAGGCGTTCCGGTAACAGCGGGCCAGCAGTTCGGGCTCGCCGCGCGCGCCGCCGGCCCAGACGGGGCCGACGGTGTGAATGACCCAGCGGGCGGGTAGCTCGAAGCCTGGCGTGATACGGGCTTCGCCCGTCGGGCAGCCGCCGATCGCCCGGCAGGCCTCGAGCAGCTCGGGCCCCGCCGCGCGGTGGATCGCTCCATCGACGCCGCCGCCGCCGAGCAGACGTTCGTTGGCCGCGTTCACGATGGCGTCGACCGCGAGGCGGGTGATGTCGCCGCGCACGACCTCGATCATGACGCGAGTATACGACCGGTCGACGTGAGACAGACGCGGCTCCGTCTGCCGGTCGTGGTCAGCGGGAGTTGCCGCTGCCGGGCGTGACAGGCTGGGGTCAGGTCGTGAAGAATGCCCGAAGTCAAGACCTGACCCCAAGGAGACCCCGAGGAGGCACATGACGAAGGACTTCAGCATCGGCGAGGTGCTCGGCCTCATGGCGAAGACGACGCCGTTTCTCGTGTTTCGCTTCGTCGTCTACTTCGGCATCACCATCGCGTTCGTGATCGTGACCGGCGTCGGGGCCGGCATCGGCTACGGCATCGGCGCCATTGGCGGGGCGGCGGGCGCCGGCGGCATGTGGGGCGGCATGGCCGGCTTCGGCCTCGCGAGTGCCGTGCTCTTCTTCCTGCGCGAGTACCTGCTCTACCTGGTCAAGGCGGGCCACATCGCCGTGCTCGTCGAGCTGTCGGAGGGGCGCGCCATCCCCGACGGCCAGGGCCAGATCGAGTACGCCCGCCGCATGGTGCAGGCGCGCTTCGCGCAGTCGTCGGTGCTCTTCGCCGTCGATCAGCTGATCAAGGTGATCCTGCGAGCCTTCAACCGCACGTTCCTCAGCATCGCCGGCCTGCTGCCGCTGCCCGGCGCGCAGGGCGTCGTGAAGCTGCTCAACACCATCGTCAACCTGTCGCTGACTTATCTCGACGAGGTGATCCTGGCCTATCTGATGAAGACCCGGGCCGACAACCCCTGGCGATCGAGCCAGACCGCGCTCGTGCTCTACGCGCAGAACTACAAGGCGTTCCTCAAAAACGCGGTGTGGCTCGCGCTGCTCATCTGGGGCGCGACGCTCGTCGTCTTCCTCGTGGTGCTGGCGCCGGCGGCGCTGCTCGTCGCCCTGCTGCCCGGCGCGGCCGGGCCGCTCACGCTGCTCCTCGCGCTCGTCTTCGCCTGGGGCGTGAAGCAGGCCGTCATCGAGCCCGTGGCGATGACGGCGCTGATGCTCGTCTTCTTCAGGGTGACGACGGGTCAGGTGGCGCAGCCTGAGTGGGAGGCGCGGCTCGACGGCGTGTCTGGCCGGTTCCGCGAGCTGAAGACGCGCGCCGCCGACTGGAGCCGCGAGCACGGCGACGTGCCGGCGCCGGNNNNNNNNNNNNNNNNNNNNNNNNNNNNNNNNNNNNNNNNNNNNNNNNNNNNNNNNNNNNNNNNNNNNNNNNNNNNNNNNNNNNNNNNNNNNNNNNNNNNCGCCCACACGTTGACGACCGACGCGGGCAGGTTCTCGCGCTCGAAGAGCTCGATCGAGAACCGATCGACGGGGAATTCCTGGCGGACCTCGGTGCCCGGCGCCGCCGTGTCGCCCCCGTACATCGTCACGGCATCGTCGGTGCCGTCCTCGTGGCGATGGTCGTGCTTCAGCCGCAGGCCCGTGCCGGTGCGCGTCAGGACCCACGTGCGGCTGCGGTCGTCGCCCACGTGGAACGGCACCTTGACCTCGCCGTCGCCGCACTCGCGCACGTGCATGACGAGCGCCTTGCCCACGAACGGGTCGTTGTCCTGCGCCGGCTCGTTGGCGACGATGCGGCCGGTAAACGCCTGGCCGCAGTGGCTGGCGAGCCGTGCGAGGAAGAGGTCGGCCGGGGCCTGGGCCGCCGCGGCGTCGGGAGCGGACGATTCGGCTGGCGCCGGGTCGCCGCCGCAGGCGGTGAGGGAGGCCGCCGAGACGAACACGAGAGCGAGAAGGTGAGTGCGCATGCGCAGAACGCTACTCTGGACGGGTCGCGCCGCGCAAACGCTCACCCAGAGGGCAGGTGATCCTCGAACTCGTCCCACTCCGACTCGTTCCACCACTCGTGCTCGAGGCCGCGGCAGTCGGAGAGCATGGCCGGGCACATGACGCAGCCGTCGCCCCGCATGGCGTCGGCGTCGCTCGCCGGGGGGTAGCGGGCCACGAGCTCCCCGCCCCAGGCGTACGCCTCCGCCTCTGCGTCGGTCATCGGCCGCGACGGCAGCTCGCGGACGCCGTGCCGCCGCAGGCGCATCTCGCTCTCGGGGAGCAGCACCGAGTTCTCGGCATCGATGTGGTGCCACAGGGCGTGCGCGTACTCGGTCGCGAGCGCCTGCAGCCGCGCCGCGTCCCCGGCGTCGAGCGCCGCCGGGTTCGTGAGCAGCGGCGTCATCGACTCGAGCAGCCCGGCCATGCGCCGGTGGTCGCCGAGCAGCACCGCGATGGGGCCCCGGTCGGCCGGCAGTTCCGCCTCACGCGCGAGCGACACAAACAGCGTGTCCTCCTCGCGCGCGTGGTGGAAATGCCCGGCGTAGTGGACGAAGAACCCCAGGAACCGCGGGCCGTCGGCGGCATCCGCCTCGCCGCGTACCCGGAGCGACGCGAAGGTGCGAAGCGATCCGACGACGCGTTCGATCAGGTCGTGTTCGGCGCGGAGTTCGTCGATGAGCTGCACTGGCCCCTCCAGGGCGAAATGGTATCGGCGATTGACACGATCGTCCACCCGGACACCACTCTGTGCGGGAAGCGAGGGCTCTCGTCCTCGAGACGGAGGGGTGCGTGGACCAGCGTCGACCCTGGTTGAAGTGGGTGGGCCTCGGCTGCGGCGGCCTGCTGCTGCTCGTGGTCGTGTTCGTGGTGGTCGTGTTCGTCGTGGTCCGCTCGCTCACGGCAGGGCCCGAGCAGGTGGCGCGCGACTTCCTGGCCGCCGCGGCCCGCGGCGACCACGCCGAAGCGCACGAGCACTTCTCGGCGCCGCTCAAGGACGCCCAGCCGCTCGAGGCGTTC
This is a stretch of genomic DNA from Acidobacteriota bacterium. It encodes these proteins:
- a CDS encoding ferredoxin family protein, translating into MPFVITDPCIGTKDTACVDVCPVDCIHPKKDEPEFEAAAMLYIHPEECIDCGACVPACPVAAIYDSHDSTPSSQKDLIPANDIYRLGDAEAMAKAEAIVQAHIDAHPELMAIDPKDRQAAHT
- a CDS encoding O-acetyl-ADP-ribose deacetylase; the protein is MIEVVRGDITRLAVDAIVNAANERLLGGGGVDGAIHRAAGPELLEACRAIGGCPTGEARITPGFELPARWVIHTVGPVWAGGARGEPELLARCYRNAFALALEHGVRSLAFPAISTGVYGYPKTEAASIAVGAMRAFDERFERIVACCFDEADAALYRRVLAEGPAPNGVRS
- a CDS encoding hemerythrin domain-containing protein; this encodes MQLIDELRAEHDLIERVVGSLRTFASLRVRGEADAADGPRFLGFFVHYAGHFHHAREEDTLFVSLAREAELPADRGPIAVLLGDHRRMAGLLESMTPLLTNPAALDAGDAARLQALATEYAHALWHHIDAENSVLLPESEMRLRRHGVRELPSRPMTDAEAEAYAWGGELVARYPPASDADAMRGDGCVMCPAMLSDCRGLEHEWWNESEWDEFEDHLPSG